The following coding sequences lie in one Arachis stenosperma cultivar V10309 chromosome 5, arast.V10309.gnm1.PFL2, whole genome shotgun sequence genomic window:
- the LOC130979995 gene encoding eukaryotic translation initiation factor 6-2-like: MATRLQFENNCEVGVFSKLTNAYCLVAIGGSENFYSVFESELADVIPVVKTSIGGTRIIGRLCAGNKNGLLLPHTTTDQELQHLRNCLPDQVVVQRIEERLSALGNCIACNDHVALTHTDLDRETEEMIADVLGVEVFRQTIAGNILVGSYCAFSNRGGLVHPHTSIEDLDELSTLLQVPLVAGTVNRGSEVIAAGMTVNDWTAFCGSDTTATELSVIESVFKLREAQPSAIVDEMRKSLIDSYV, from the exons ATGGCAACTA GACTACAGTTTGAGAATAATTGTGAAGTTGGAGTGTTTTCTAAACTTACTAATGCCTATTGTTTGGTTGCCATAGGAGGATCTGAAAACTTCTACAG TGTGTTTGAATCTGAGTTAGCAGACGTCATCCCTGTAGTCAAAACATCCATTGGTGGAACTCGAATCATTGGTCGCCTTTGTGCAG GAAACAAAAATGGGCTTCTGCTGCCCCATACAACTACAGACCAAG AACTTCAACATTTGAGAAACTGTCTGCCCGATCAAGTAGTCGTTCAGAGAATAGAAGAAAGATTATCTGCTCTCGGAAATTGTATAGCTTGTAATGACCATGTGGCTCTCACTCACACCGATCTTGACAGG GAGACGGAGGAAATGATTGCAGATGTTCTTGGAGTAGAAGTTTTCAGGCAGACCATTGCCGGCAATATTCTTGTCGGTAGCTACTGTGCCTTCTCCAACAGAGGGGGCTTG GTCCACCCTCATACTTCCATAGAAGACTTGGATGAGCTTTCTACACTTCTTCAGGTTCCTTTGGTGGCTGGGACGGTGAACCGTGGCAGTGAAGTGATAGCTGCTGGAATGACAGTGAATGACTGGACGGCATTTTGTGGCTCGGACACCACAGCGACAGAGCTGTCTGTGATTGAGAGTGTTTTCAAACTGAGGGAGGCACAGCCTAGTGCCATTGTGGATGAGATGAGAAAATCTCTCATTGATAGCTATGTCTAA
- the LOC130982526 gene encoding chloride channel protein CLC-c-like gives MYKENGVVHDDDDMHDIESEGFLYSKEVVERHESVFSERNVTYSEPLLLKRRNTTSQAAIIGANLCPVESLDYEIFENEVFKQDWRSRKKVQIFQYLILKWGFALLIGLGTGIIGLFNSISVENIAGFKLLRTTSLISEHRYLEAFVVYAGINVVLAAAAGALCAFISPAAAGSGIPEVKAYLNGVDSHSILAPSTLFVKIIGSILGVSSGFVVGKEGPMVHTGACLASLLGQGGSRKYGLTWSWLRYFKNDRDRRDLITCGAAAGVAAAFRAPVGGVLFALEEAASWWRSALLWRTFFTTAVVAIFFRVAIQFCSTGKCGLFGEGGLILYDVNSFTGTYSASDLVATILLGIIGGLLGSLYNYLVDKVVRTYSIINEKGAAFKIMLVVAISLLTSCCYYFLPWISTCAPCPTDKTEICPSVNESGEYKRFQCKPGYYNDLASLFLNTNDDAIRNLYSSRLTKEFHISSLGIYFATIYSLGIITYGIAIPSGLFIPVILAGAAYGRFIGTLFKPIATLDTGLFALLGSASLLGGTMRMTVSICVILLELTNDLLLLPLVMVVLLISKTVGDSFNKGVYDQILKIKGIPYLEAHAEPYMQNLVARDVVSGLLITFSGIEKVGNILHALENTGHNGFPVINEPPFTDIPELCGLVLRSHLLVLLKAKIFSKERVLVSHDTFQRISALDFGKPGLGKGVKLEDLDIKEEEQDMYVDLHPISNASPYTVLETMSLAKAAVLFRTLGLRHMCLVPKSQLRPPVVGILTRHDFMPEHVLGLHSNMNPH, from the exons ATGTATAAAGAAAATGGTGTagttcatgatgatgatgatatgcATGACATAGAGAGTGAAGGTTTTCTATATTCAAAGGAGGTAGTGGAAAGGCATGAATCAGTGTTTTCCGAAAGGAATGTGACATACTCAGAACCACTTCTACTGAAGAGGAGGAACACCACTTCCCAGGCTGCTATCATTGGTGCCAACCTCTGCCCTGTTGAAAGCCTTGATTACGA gatTTTTGAGAATGAGGTTTTTAAGCAAGACTGGAGGTCTAGAAAGAAGGTACAGATATTCCAGTATCTGATACTTAAGTGGGGATTTGCTCTTCTTATTGGATTAGGTACTGGAATTATTGGCCTCTTCAATAGTATTTCAGTTGAGAATATAGCAGGTTTCAAGCTGCTTAGGACTACCAGTCTCATATCTGAACACAG ATATCTTGAAGCTTTTGTTGTATATGCCGGTATCAATGTGGTTTTAGCAGCAGCCGCCGGTGCACTTTGTGCTTTTATTTCCCCAGCAGCAGCAGGCTCTGGTATCCCAGAGGTAAAAGCATATCTGAATGGTGTGGATTCACACTCTATACTGGCTCCGAGCACTCTTTTTGTAAAG ATTATTGGTTCTATCCTGGGAGTTTCTTCTGGATTTGTGGTAGGCAAAGAAGGACCTATGGTACATACAGGTGCATGCTTAGCTTCTTTGTTGGGGCAGGGTGGATCTCGCAAGTATGGCTTGACTTGGTCTTGGCTTAGATATTTCAAAAATGACCGTGATCGGCGAGACCTGATAACTTGTGGTGCGGCTGCTGGTGTTGCTGCTGCCTTTCGTGCTCCAGTAGGTGGTGTCCTCTTTGCCCTTGAAGAGGCAGCTTCATG GTGGCGGAGTGCTCTTCTCTGGAGAACATTTTTCACAACAGCAGTGGTTGCTATTTTTTTCAGAGTTGCAATTCAGTTTTGCTCCACAGGGAAATGCGGGTTATTTGGGGAAGGTGGTCTGATACTTTATGATGTCAATTCATTCACGGGAACATATAGCGCCAGTGACTTAGTAGCAACCATACTATTGGGAATCATTGGAGGCCTTCTTGGAAGTTTGTATAACTACCTTGTTGATAAGGTTGTTCGTACATATAGCATCATCAATGA AAAAGGTGCAGCGTTCAAAATCATGCTTGTTGTTGCAATTTCTCTTTTGACATCATGTTGTTATTATTTCCTACCATGGATTTCAACCTGTGCACCCTGCCCAACTGATAAAACAGAAATCTGTCCCTCGGTCAATGAGTCTGGAGAATACAAAAGGTTTCAGTGCAAACCAGGCTACTACAATGATCTTGCTTCACTCTTTCTAAACACCAATGATGATGCTATTCGTAATCTCTACAGCTCGAGGTTAACCAAGGAGTTTCATATTTCCAGCTTGGGCATCTACTTTGCCACTATCTACTCTCTTGGGATAATCACTTATGGCATTGCTATTCCATCCGGGCTTTTCATTCCAGTTATCCTTGCCGGCGCTGCGTATGGCCGGTTTATAGGGACACTATTCAAACCGATCGCCACTCTTGACACAGGACTCTTTGCTCTCCTTGGATCTGCATCCCTCCTTGGTGGCACCATGAGAATGACAGTCTCAATTTGTGTCATATTGCTTGAACTCACAAATGATCTCTTGTTACTCCCACTTGTGATGGTAGTATTACTAATCTCAAAAACTGTGGGTGATTCCTTCAACAAGGGTGTCTATGACCAAATACTGAAGATCAAAGGGATTCCTTATTTGGAGGCTCATGCAGAACCTTACATGCAGAATTTGGTTGCACGTGACGTCGTCTCTGGCCTACTAATCACCTTTTCAGGTATAGAAAAGGTGGGAAATATACTGCATGCTCTGGAAAATACAGGGCACAATGGTTTTCCTGTCATCAATGAACCACCTTTCACGGATATACCAGAGCTCTGTGGACTTGTGCTGAGGTCCCATTTGCTAGTGTTGCTGAAGGCAAAGATTTTTTCGAAGGAAAGGGTGCTTGTGAGCCATGACACCTTCCAAAGAATTTCTGCATTGGATTTCGGAAAGCCAGGACTAGGGAAGGGTGTAAAACTAGAGGATCTAGATATCAAGGAGGAAGAGCAGGATATGTATGTGGACTTGCATCCTATCAGTAATGCATCACCATACACAGTGCTTGAGACAATGTCACTTGCCAAAGCTGCTGTTCTTTTCCGCACACTCGGACTCAGGCACATGTGTCTTGTTCCGAAGAGCCAACTG AGACCACCAGTTGTTGGGATTCTAACTCGCCATGATTTTATGCCGGAGCATGTTTTGGGACTTCATTCTAACATGAATCCTCATTAA
- the LOC130980179 gene encoding chloride channel protein CLC-c-like produces the protein MENKQDGVSNGDGDVLHDIENEGVLLDGKGEIRRNWSEFSERNMSYAEPLLVKRTNTTSQIAIIGANLSPIESLDYEIFENEIFNQDWRSRKKIQIIQYVILKWGFALIIGLGTGLVGLFNNISVENIAGFKLLMTTTLMTQHRYVEAFVAYAGINVVLAAAAAALCAFIAPAAAGSGIPEVKAYLNGVDAHSILAPSTLFVKIFGSVLGVSAGFVVGKEGPMVHTGACIANLLGQGGSRKYGLTWNWLRYFKNDRDRRDMITCGAAAGVAAAFRAPVGGVLFALEEAASWWRSALLWRTFFTTAVVAIVLRAAIQFCATGKCGLFGEGGLIMYDVGSSKVTYSAGDVLAAILLGVIGGVLGSVYNYLVDKVVRTYSIINEKGAVFKIILVVTIALLTSCCFYFLPWIATCKPCPTNESVICPSVDESGEYKSFQCKPGYYNDLASLFLNTNDDAIRNLFSSRITKEFHISSLFIYFGTIFFLGIATYGIAVPSGLFIPVILAGAAYGRLVGRLFEPIVKLDTGLFALLGAASFLGGTMRMTVSICVILLELTNDLLLLPLVMLVLLISKSVADGFNKGVYDQILKIKGLPYMESHAEPYMRTLAARDVVSGPLVTFSGIEKVGNILHALETTGHNGFPVIDEPPFSDAAELCGLVLRSHLLVLLKGKNFTKDRLFMGRSISKRISALDFAKAGSGKGMKLEDLDINEEEKNMYVDLHPITNASPYTVLETMSLAKAAILFRQLGLRHMCVVPKSQGRPPVVGILTRHDFMPEHILGLYPGINPHKED, from the exons ATGGAGAACAAACAAGATGGTGTAAGCAATGGTGATGGGGATGTACTACATGACATTGAAAATGAAGGTGTATTGTTGGATGGGAAGGGCGAAATTCGGAGGAATTGGTCGGAGTTTTCGGAAAGGAACATGTCATATGCAGAGCCACTGCTTGTTAAAAGGACTAACACAACCTCCCAGATTGCTATAATTGGTGCCAACCTCAGCCCTATTGAAAGCCTTGATTATGA GATTTTTGAGAATGAAATTTTTAATCAGGATTGGAGGTCCAGGAAGAAAATTCAGATAATCCAGTATGTGATACTTAAGTGGGGATTTGCTCTTATTATTGGATTAGGCACTGGACTAGTTGGCCTCTTCAATAATATTTCAGTTGAGAACATTGCTGGTTTCAAGTTGCTTATGACAACCACTCTCATGACTCAACACAG ATATGTTGAGGCTTTTGTAGCATATGCCGGTATCAATGTAGTTTTAGCAGCAGCAGCTGCTGCACTTTGTGCTTTCATTGCTCCAGCAGCAGCAGGCTCTGGTATTCCGGAGGTGAAAGCATATTTGAACGGCGTTGATGCGCATTCTATACTCGCTCCGAGCACTCTTTTTGTAAAG ATTTTTGGTTCCGTCCTTGGAGTTTCTGCTGGATTTGTGGTAGGCAAAGAAGGACCTATGGTACATACAGGTGCATGCATAGCTAATTTATTGGGGCAAGGAGGATCTCGCAAGTACGGCTTAACTTGGAATTGGCTTAGATATTTCAAGAATGACAGGGACCGGCGAGACATGATTACTTGTGGCGCGGCTGCTGGTGTTGCTGCTGCCTTTCGCGCACCAGTAGGTGGTGTCCTCTTTGCCCTTGAAGAGGCAGCTTCATG gtGGAGGAGTGCTCTTTTGTGGAGGACATTTTTCACTACAGCAGTAGTTGCTATTGTTTTAAGAGCTGCAATTCAGTTTTGCGCCACCGGGAAATGCGGCTTATTCGGAGAAGGTGGTCTGATAATGTATGATGTTGGTTCTTCCAAGGTAACATACAGCGCCGGCGACGTACTAGCAGCAATACTATTGGGAGTCATTGGAGGAGTTCTTGGAAGTGTATATAACTACCTTGTGGATAAGGTTGTTCGGACATACAGCATCATCAATGA AAAAGGTGCagttttcaaaatcatactTGTTGTCACAATTGCTCTTTTGACATCATGTTGCTTTTATTTCCTACCATGGATTGCAACCTGCAAACCCTGCCCTACTAATGAATCGGTGATCTGTCCCTCGGTAGACGAGTCCGGAGAATACAAAAGCTTTCAGTGCAAACCAGGCTATTACAATGATCTTGCTTCACTCTTCCTAAACACCAATGATGATGCTATTAGAAATCTCTTCAGCTCTAGGATAACCAAGGAGTTTCATATTTCAAGCTTGTTCATCTACTTTGGCACTATCTTCTTTCTTGGGATAGCCACTTATGGTATTGCTGTTCCATCAGGCCTCTTCATTCCTGTTATCCTAGCCGGGGCTGCATACGGCCGGCTTGTTGGGAGACTATTCGAACCGATCGTTAAGCTTGACACAGGACTATTTGCACTGCTTGGAGCTGCATCCTTCCTTGGTGGCACAATGAGAATGACTGTCTCCATTTGTGTCATATTGCTTGAGCTCACGAATGACCTCTTATTACTTCCTCTTGTGATGCTGGTTTTATTGATATCGAAATCTGTGGCTGATGGCTTCAACAAGGGTGTCTATGACCAAATTCTGAAGATCAAAGGACTTCCTTATATGGAGTCTCATGCAGAACCTTATATGAGGACTTTGGCTGCGCGAGACGTTGTCTCGGGTCCATTAGTAACCTTCTCCGGCATAGAAAAGGTTGGGAATATACTTCATGCTTTGGAAACTACAGGACACAATGGTTTTCCTGTGATTGATGAACCACCTTTCTCAGATGCAGCAGAGTTGTGTGGACTTGTTCTGAGGTCTCATTTGCTAGTGTTGCTTAAGGGGAAGAACTTCACAAAGGATAGACTGTTCATGGGCCGTAGCATCTCGAAACGAATTTCTGCATTGGATTTTGCAAAGGCTGGATCAGGGAAGGGAATGAAACTAGAGGATCTTGATATCAATGAGGAAGAGAAGAACATGTATGTTGATCTTCATCCCATAACTAATGCATCACCATACACAGTGCTCGAGACAATGTCACTTGCCAAAGCTGCCATTCTCTTCCGCCAACTCGGACTTAGGCACATGTGTGTTGTCCCAAAGAGCCAAGGG AGACCACCAGTTGTTGGGATTCTAACGCGCCACGACTTCATGCCGGAGCATATTTTGGGACTATACCCTGGAATCAATCCTCACAAAGAGGACTGA